A window from Haloarchaeobius amylolyticus encodes these proteins:
- a CDS encoding HEAT repeat domain-containing protein, translated as MGPDDDQRRAERLRAAAGDAPDDPAGLASDLATLGTHDDPSVRRLAVEGLCDLAERSVDTVEPVLDVVFAALNDSDPETARAAVNAVAIVSDEDPSLARPVAPDLCRLLEEDRRGTSEAAAVALWPIAWTTPEAVVQAVDPLRGLLDRPEQATRLSAVAVLRGIAAEHPEASVPAVEGLVDRCFDRHQNVRVMATAALGPLATAFPGRVEPAVPRLVRCLDDADGRVRQNVAAVVQQVVKAYPEVSLDHRDRFVALLDDENAETRTSASNVLTALADYRPAELTDRVDPLVRATRDEDGRVAANLLLGLASAAWTQPEAMVDHLDALAASLDRGPDVSHNAAYLLGVVAETFPVVVADHLHALVELVEEGEARVARNAAWAVAVVAEEQPAAVEGHRPALLAALDHECPGVRGNAGIALGLLDAPPEAAVGAVLDLLADGDEPNDVRLASRGLVELTGASTEASAGDLPVDAVLDLLSSGDPRVRANACTALGNLGVQTALDDLYECQTDTESRVRNAAKSAVERVHGHRAD; from the coding sequence ATGGGTCCAGACGACGACCAGCGGCGGGCGGAGCGGCTGCGAGCAGCGGCCGGCGATGCACCGGACGACCCCGCTGGGCTGGCGAGCGACCTCGCCACGCTCGGGACGCACGACGACCCGTCGGTCCGTCGTCTCGCGGTCGAGGGTCTGTGCGACCTCGCGGAGCGAAGCGTCGACACCGTCGAACCGGTGCTCGACGTGGTGTTCGCGGCCCTGAACGACAGCGACCCGGAGACGGCCCGGGCTGCCGTGAACGCGGTCGCCATCGTCAGCGACGAGGACCCGTCGCTCGCGCGCCCCGTCGCGCCGGACCTGTGTCGCCTCCTGGAGGAGGACCGACGAGGCACCAGCGAAGCGGCCGCGGTGGCGCTGTGGCCCATCGCGTGGACCACGCCCGAGGCGGTCGTCCAGGCCGTCGACCCACTCCGTGGCCTCCTCGACCGACCCGAGCAGGCGACCCGGTTGAGCGCCGTGGCGGTCCTGCGCGGTATCGCCGCCGAACACCCCGAGGCCAGCGTGCCGGCGGTCGAGGGACTCGTCGACCGATGTTTCGACCGCCACCAGAACGTCAGGGTGATGGCGACAGCCGCGCTCGGCCCGCTGGCGACCGCGTTCCCGGGCCGCGTCGAGCCGGCGGTCCCGCGGCTCGTCCGCTGCCTGGACGACGCCGACGGGCGGGTTCGCCAGAACGTCGCCGCCGTCGTCCAGCAGGTCGTCAAGGCCTACCCGGAGGTCTCGCTCGACCACCGGGACCGGTTCGTCGCGCTGCTCGACGACGAGAACGCGGAGACCCGCACGAGTGCCTCGAACGTGCTCACGGCGCTGGCGGACTATCGCCCGGCCGAGTTGACCGACCGTGTCGACCCGCTGGTCCGGGCCACCCGTGACGAGGACGGACGGGTGGCGGCGAACCTCCTGCTCGGCCTGGCCTCGGCGGCCTGGACGCAGCCGGAGGCGATGGTCGACCACCTCGACGCCCTCGCGGCGAGCCTCGACCGCGGCCCCGACGTGAGCCACAACGCGGCCTACCTGCTCGGGGTGGTCGCCGAGACGTTCCCGGTCGTCGTCGCGGACCACCTCCACGCGCTGGTAGAACTGGTAGAAGAGGGGGAAGCCCGCGTCGCCAGGAACGCGGCCTGGGCGGTCGCCGTCGTGGCGGAGGAGCAGCCGGCTGCCGTCGAGGGGCACCGCCCCGCGCTGCTGGCCGCGCTCGACCACGAGTGCCCCGGCGTGCGCGGGAACGCCGGTATCGCCCTCGGCCTGCTGGATGCACCGCCGGAGGCCGCCGTGGGAGCGGTCCTCGACCTGCTCGCCGACGGCGACGAGCCGAACGACGTCCGCCTCGCGAGCAGGGGCCTCGTGGAGCTGACCGGGGCCAGTACGGAGGCCTCGGCCGGGGACCTCCCCGTCGACGCGGTCCTCGACCTGCTCTCGTCCGGGGACCCGCGGGTCAGGGCGAACGCGTGTACCGCGCTCGGGAACCTCGGCGTCCAGACCGCGCTCGACGACCTCTACGAGTGCCAGACCGACACCGAGTCCCGGGTGCGGAACGCGGCGAAGTCGGCGGTGGAACGGGTCCACGGTCACCGGGCCGACTGA
- a CDS encoding DUF63 family protein, translated as MSGYELLLSGAVPRSTELGGVALPTSGDLGGLVLVGSFDPVLMHPFHTLALLLAVSRIFVLMKARNLYATEELVIGFFPWVAVAAALSVFGQVVVLPEQVIPFLSSPLVYLTAFAIGGHLWLHLAAPDRRSSREAAESVALSGILFLAPIAGATIALSGREVHPLWSLVAVLVAVSLSILIWAYVDQFHPGVTGNAGLLGFAVLLGHLLDASTTLIGIDIFGLAEQTPLSRDIMEFAATLPTADLLGMAWLFVVVKVLIALGIVYVFSHAITDARHRSIVLGIAATTGFGPALHNLFLYTIL; from the coding sequence ATGTCAGGATACGAACTGTTGCTGTCCGGGGCCGTACCGCGGTCGACGGAACTGGGAGGCGTCGCGCTCCCCACGAGCGGTGACCTCGGCGGCCTCGTGCTCGTCGGCTCGTTCGACCCGGTTCTCATGCATCCCTTCCACACGCTGGCGCTGCTGCTGGCGGTGAGCCGAATCTTCGTCCTCATGAAGGCACGGAACCTCTACGCGACCGAGGAGCTGGTCATCGGCTTCTTCCCGTGGGTCGCCGTCGCGGCGGCGCTCTCGGTCTTCGGGCAGGTCGTCGTGCTGCCCGAGCAGGTCATCCCGTTCCTGTCGTCGCCGCTGGTCTACCTGACCGCGTTCGCCATCGGCGGGCACCTCTGGCTCCACCTGGCCGCGCCCGACCGACGCTCGTCCCGGGAGGCGGCCGAATCGGTCGCCCTCAGCGGCATCCTCTTCCTGGCGCCCATCGCGGGCGCGACCATCGCCCTGAGCGGGCGGGAGGTCCACCCGCTCTGGTCGCTCGTGGCCGTCCTGGTCGCCGTGTCGCTGTCCATCCTCATCTGGGCGTACGTCGACCAGTTCCACCCCGGCGTCACCGGGAACGCCGGCCTCCTCGGGTTCGCGGTCCTGCTCGGCCACCTGCTCGACGCGAGCACGACGCTCATCGGCATCGATATCTTCGGGCTCGCCGAGCAGACGCCGCTCTCGCGGGACATCATGGAGTTCGCGGCGACCCTGCCGACGGCCGACCTGCTCGGCATGGCGTGGCTGTTCGTGGTCGTGAAGGTCCTCATCGCGCTCGGCATCGTCTACGTCTTCAGCCACGCCATCACGGACGCCAGACACCGCAGCATCGTCCTCGGTATCGCGGCCACGACCGGGTTCGGCCCGGCCCTGCACAACCTGTTCCTGTACACGATTCTCTGA
- a CDS encoding DUF7123 family protein yields MHDTNSSAPIPGLNEKQQRILQYLSAQVGYQTYFKSRLIGEAVGLSAKEVGSNLAQILQSNRDVGLDIEKWGYSSGTTWKVTPTNPAQMRQRA; encoded by the coding sequence ATGCACGATACGAACAGCAGCGCACCGATTCCGGGGTTGAACGAGAAACAACAGCGAATCCTGCAGTACCTGTCGGCGCAGGTGGGCTACCAGACCTACTTCAAATCGCGACTCATCGGGGAGGCGGTCGGCCTCTCCGCCAAGGAGGTCGGGTCGAACCTCGCACAGATACTGCAGAGCAACCGCGACGTCGGCCTCGACATCGAGAAGTGGGGATACTCCTCGGGGACGACGTGGAAGGTGACCCCGACGAACCCGGCACAGATGCGACAGCGGGCCTGA
- the rdfA gene encoding rod-determining factor RdfA, whose product MTSPTTSSSTTARSKVRRVIETYDLGGLGDDLERRWTADGDDQYSLRELAALFNLAVLRAALEAAGVYLSERELEAKYELLTDDDASESTRMQAVRSLEKDGVDIDDVTGDFVSHQAIYRYLKNHRGASHETTASDPVETASQAIQRLRSRTNAVANSNLERLDDAGHVSVSDFEILVDITVLCTSCGQSAEFSTLLERGGCRCTRDER is encoded by the coding sequence GTGACTTCCCCGACCACCTCGTCGAGCACCACGGCCAGGAGCAAGGTCCGTCGCGTCATCGAGACGTACGACCTCGGGGGACTCGGGGACGACCTCGAACGCCGCTGGACGGCAGACGGTGACGACCAGTACAGCCTCCGCGAGCTGGCGGCGCTGTTCAACCTCGCCGTGTTGCGAGCCGCCCTCGAGGCGGCGGGCGTCTACCTCTCCGAGCGCGAACTCGAGGCCAAGTACGAGCTACTGACGGACGACGACGCGAGCGAGAGCACCCGGATGCAGGCGGTGCGTAGCCTCGAGAAGGACGGCGTCGACATCGACGACGTGACGGGAGACTTCGTCTCCCACCAGGCCATCTACCGGTACCTCAAGAACCACCGCGGGGCCTCCCACGAGACGACGGCGTCCGACCCGGTGGAGACGGCGAGCCAGGCCATCCAGCGCCTCCGGAGTCGCACGAACGCGGTCGCGAACTCGAACCTCGAGCGACTGGACGACGCGGGCCACGTCTCCGTCTCCGACTTCGAGATACTGGTCGACATCACCGTCCTGTGTACCAGCTGTGGCCAGTCGGCCGAGTTCTCGACGCTCCTGGAGCGCGGTGGCTGTCGCTGCACGCGTGACGAACGCTGA
- a CDS encoding twin-arginine translocation signal domain-containing protein produces the protein MTHTEPRGVYRRKLLKTVGVGLAAVAVGSQTVSAKQGQSPAVAPGQKPTEEQFGAYWGGPWGEYWRTGGLYDPHCDPCAGYAFWRSGGYRGRFYGRGYYGSRFYGRGFYRGYGYGPYVRFRGRGIRFRTY, from the coding sequence ATGACTCATACCGAACCTCGAGGAGTGTATCGCCGCAAACTGCTGAAGACCGTCGGCGTCGGCCTCGCCGCCGTCGCGGTCGGCAGCCAGACCGTCTCCGCCAAACAGGGACAGTCGCCGGCGGTCGCCCCGGGACAGAAGCCCACCGAGGAGCAGTTCGGCGCCTACTGGGGCGGCCCGTGGGGCGAGTACTGGCGCACCGGTGGCCTGTACGACCCGCACTGTGACCCGTGCGCGGGCTACGCGTTCTGGCGTAGCGGCGGGTACCGCGGCCGGTTCTACGGCCGTGGCTACTACGGCAGCCGGTTCTACGGTCGCGGCTTCTACCGCGGCTACGGCTACGGCCCGTACGTCCGGTTCCGCGGGCGCGGCATCCGGTTCCGCACCTACTGA
- the lonB gene encoding ATP-dependent protease LonB has product METEKDTSELTASTESSSDAGEYGPFLPPESPMDDSDEETAQLLGGLDIESTADVEVPRLLIDQVIGQDRARDIIEKAATQRRHVMMIGSPGTGKSMLSKAMAELLPSSDLPDVLVMHNEDDGNRPKVEVVPAGGGEMVVQEHRQRARKGLQLRWFAMWTTIILVFIYTIIVGQLLLGILAIAVVYYIFRSSARNRNRMVPKILIDNSDRTSAPFQDASGAHAGALLGDVRHDPYQSGGMETPSHDRVEPGAIHKANKGVLFIDEINTLEIRTQQKLLTALQEREYSITAQSDTSSGAMVHTAPVPCEFIMIAAGNLDAMENMHPALRSRIKGYGYEVYMDDTIEETPEIRQKYVRFVAQEVANDGRLPHFTRGAIAEVVREAQRRAGRQDHLTLRFRDLGGLVRVAGDIARDEDAPYTTRQHVLQAKRRARSIEQQIADDYIERRREYDLTVNEGAVVGRVNGLAVMGEDSGIVMPVMAEIAPSQGPGQVIATGKLQEIATESVHNVSAVVKKYSDQSLDNKDIHVQFVQAYDGVEGDSASVTVATAILSALTDVPVDQSVAMTGSLSVRGDVLPVGGVTHKVEAAVKAGSKTVIIPAANERDVLVDPEVLEQIEIIPVRHIGEVLDAALVTETVKHSMLEKLSKAASETFGEFTFGSGAGEARVESEHDSGTQ; this is encoded by the coding sequence ATGGAAACCGAGAAGGACACCTCTGAGTTGACTGCTAGCACCGAGTCCTCTAGCGACGCTGGGGAGTACGGGCCGTTCCTGCCGCCCGAGTCGCCGATGGACGACTCCGACGAGGAGACGGCCCAGCTCCTCGGCGGGCTGGACATCGAGAGCACCGCCGACGTGGAGGTCCCGCGACTGCTCATCGACCAGGTCATCGGGCAGGACCGCGCGCGGGACATCATCGAGAAGGCGGCGACACAGCGCCGCCACGTCATGATGATCGGCTCGCCCGGGACCGGCAAGTCGATGCTGTCGAAGGCGATGGCCGAACTGCTACCCAGTAGCGACCTCCCGGACGTGCTCGTCATGCACAACGAGGACGACGGGAACCGCCCGAAGGTCGAGGTCGTGCCCGCCGGCGGCGGCGAGATGGTGGTACAGGAACACCGCCAGCGCGCCCGCAAGGGCCTCCAGCTCCGCTGGTTCGCGATGTGGACGACGATAATCCTCGTCTTCATCTACACCATCATCGTCGGGCAGCTGTTGCTCGGCATCCTCGCCATCGCGGTCGTCTACTACATCTTCCGCAGCAGCGCGCGCAACCGCAACCGGATGGTTCCGAAGATCCTCATCGACAACAGCGACCGGACGAGTGCGCCGTTCCAGGACGCGAGCGGCGCCCACGCCGGCGCGCTGCTGGGCGACGTGCGCCACGACCCGTACCAGTCCGGTGGGATGGAGACGCCGAGTCACGACCGCGTCGAACCCGGCGCCATCCACAAGGCGAACAAGGGCGTGCTGTTCATCGACGAGATCAACACGCTCGAGATCCGCACCCAGCAGAAACTGCTGACCGCGCTGCAAGAGCGCGAGTACTCCATCACGGCCCAGTCCGACACGTCCTCGGGCGCGATGGTCCACACCGCGCCGGTGCCGTGTGAGTTCATCATGATCGCCGCGGGCAACCTCGACGCGATGGAGAACATGCACCCCGCGCTCCGGAGCCGCATCAAGGGCTACGGGTACGAGGTGTACATGGACGACACCATCGAGGAGACGCCGGAGATCCGCCAGAAGTACGTCCGGTTCGTGGCCCAGGAGGTCGCCAACGACGGCCGCCTGCCCCACTTCACCCGGGGTGCCATCGCGGAGGTCGTCCGCGAGGCCCAGCGCCGCGCCGGCCGCCAGGACCACCTGACGCTGCGGTTCCGCGACCTCGGCGGGCTCGTCCGCGTCGCCGGTGACATCGCCCGCGACGAGGACGCACCCTATACCACGCGCCAGCACGTCCTGCAGGCAAAGCGCCGGGCGCGCTCCATCGAGCAGCAGATCGCCGACGACTACATCGAGCGCCGCCGCGAGTACGACCTCACGGTCAACGAGGGCGCGGTCGTCGGGCGGGTCAACGGCCTCGCGGTCATGGGCGAGGACTCCGGCATCGTGATGCCCGTCATGGCCGAGATCGCTCCCTCGCAGGGGCCCGGCCAGGTCATCGCGACCGGCAAACTCCAGGAGATAGCGACGGAGTCCGTCCACAACGTCTCCGCGGTCGTGAAGAAGTACTCCGACCAGAGCCTCGACAACAAGGACATCCACGTCCAGTTCGTGCAGGCGTACGACGGCGTCGAGGGCGATTCGGCCTCCGTGACGGTCGCGACCGCCATCCTGTCGGCGCTGACCGACGTGCCGGTCGACCAGAGCGTCGCGATGACCGGCTCGCTGTCGGTCCGGGGCGACGTGCTCCCCGTCGGCGGGGTCACCCACAAGGTCGAGGCGGCGGTGAAGGCCGGGAGCAAGACGGTCATCATCCCGGCCGCGAACGAGCGCGACGTGCTCGTCGACCCCGAGGTGCTGGAGCAGATCGAGATAATCCCCGTCCGGCACATCGGCGAGGTGCTGGACGCCGCGCTGGTCACCGAGACGGTCAAGCACTCCATGCTGGAGAAGCTCTCGAAGGCCGCCAGCGAGACCTTCGGCGAGTTCACCTTCGGCTCGGGCGCGGGCGAGGCCCGCGTCGAGAGCGAACACGACTCGGGCACGCAGTGA
- a CDS encoding DUF192 domain-containing protein produces the protein MNVRSESLILVAIVVVLVAAVVLQGGGQAAVNPGDTTDPVTDPGVNDSGDIVLPPIGDEGNESPTSPDDDFGPDVTPPAGDGDGTTAPPTTAPPTTEPPTTSPPTTTPDAGGDSEFTNDGTAIFVVDGFTVGSATLEVADTAAEQEAGLSGRSSLPDEAGMAFVFDQEYYVSMWMKDTTIPLDLIFVGADNTVVNVAQADPQPGASDDELARYESDAPVKYVIAVNQGYADELGIGAGTVVEFDI, from the coding sequence ATGAACGTGCGAAGCGAGTCCCTGATACTCGTCGCCATCGTCGTCGTACTGGTCGCGGCCGTCGTGCTCCAGGGCGGCGGCCAGGCGGCCGTGAACCCCGGCGACACGACCGACCCGGTGACGGACCCGGGCGTGAACGACTCGGGCGATATCGTCCTGCCTCCGATCGGTGACGAGGGGAACGAGTCCCCGACCAGCCCGGACGACGACTTCGGACCGGACGTGACACCGCCTGCTGGCGACGGTGACGGCACCACCGCGCCGCCGACGACGGCCCCGCCGACCACCGAGCCCCCGACCACGAGCCCGCCCACCACCACCCCTGACGCTGGCGGTGACAGCGAGTTCACCAACGACGGGACCGCCATCTTCGTCGTCGACGGCTTCACCGTCGGCAGCGCGACCCTCGAGGTCGCCGACACGGCCGCAGAACAGGAGGCCGGCCTGAGCGGCCGGAGCTCCCTGCCCGACGAGGCCGGCATGGCCTTCGTCTTCGACCAGGAGTACTACGTCTCCATGTGGATGAAGGACACGACCATCCCGCTCGACCTCATCTTCGTCGGGGCCGACAACACGGTCGTCAACGTCGCACAGGCCGACCCGCAACCGGGCGCGAGCGACGACGAACTGGCACGCTACGAGAGCGACGCGCCGGTGAAGTACGTCATCGCGGTGAACCAGGGCTACGCTGACGAACTGGGTATCGGTGCCGGGACGGTCGTCGAATTCGACATCTGA
- a CDS encoding Hvo_1808 family surface protein, producing MKGAPAVLLALLVLLSGTVVFVSFEDAPVSAVPDDDYPPVVDDPSPTPDVTPPAGDGTDGETPDVEPPEPTAPDVPAPDSDGPTSPDADGGSDAGDPAVDPSPGDGGDGDPAVDPTPGDTPDTDGPSDGSDAPSNGGGPDAPSNDGGSDAGQQDGDAGGDPDVTPGDDDGTTDGGVPVDDGGEPHPVGSEDDGIIGYEAGYWYNQTVVIDQSDGVSDAELDALVAVTMARVEYIRGLEYLEPVDVKIISRADYRAQLAEGTNETLDHSLWNNQVWEALFIVGEDANVSDEFTKLFGSNVLGYYAPKTDEMVIVSTDADQPTVDPNVLVHEMVHALQDQHFDLTASLKDVQDEQLARNGIVEGEANYITALYKQHCGTTWTCTPSPSNTGADTSGESPATGLLIAIFQPYSDGPVWMEYMVERKGWEAVTTSFENMPTTTETFIHPEKDDAPTIVRVDDATTGGWARFESGQDGADVLGEASIYAMFYHLAKEENSRVISAYDINRVESEFDTYNYVSTPSEGWAGDRIVPYQKDGEYGYVWVTEWDSTRDAQEFYEAYTDVLEEFRADRVGPDTWVVDRGPFADAFHVTLDGTRVTIVNAPTVEQLSEIRMDIDVTLYQRWR from the coding sequence ATGAAGGGGGCTCCAGCAGTGCTACTCGCACTCCTCGTGTTGCTCTCGGGGACGGTCGTCTTCGTGTCGTTCGAAGACGCCCCCGTGAGCGCCGTACCAGACGACGACTATCCACCGGTCGTCGACGACCCGTCGCCCACCCCGGACGTGACACCGCCCGCGGGGGACGGCACCGACGGTGAGACCCCCGACGTGGAACCCCCGGAGCCGACCGCTCCCGACGTTCCAGCACCCGATTCCGACGGCCCCACCAGTCCCGACGCGGACGGCGGCAGCGATGCTGGCGACCCCGCAGTCGACCCGTCGCCCGGTGACGGCGGGGATGGCGACCCCGCGGTCGACCCCACGCCCGGTGACACCCCGGACACCGACGGCCCGTCGGACGGCTCCGACGCGCCCAGCAACGGCGGTGGGCCCGATGCGCCCAGCAACGACGGCGGCTCCGACGCCGGCCAGCAGGACGGTGACGCCGGCGGCGACCCCGACGTCACGCCCGGTGACGACGACGGGACGACCGACGGCGGCGTCCCGGTCGACGACGGCGGCGAGCCCCACCCCGTCGGCAGCGAGGACGACGGCATCATCGGCTACGAGGCCGGCTACTGGTACAACCAGACCGTCGTCATCGACCAGAGCGACGGCGTCTCCGACGCGGAACTCGACGCCCTCGTCGCCGTGACGATGGCGCGGGTCGAGTACATCCGCGGGCTGGAGTACCTCGAACCGGTCGACGTGAAGATCATCTCGCGGGCGGACTACCGTGCCCAGCTCGCCGAGGGCACCAACGAGACGCTGGACCACTCGCTGTGGAACAACCAGGTCTGGGAGGCGCTGTTCATCGTCGGTGAGGACGCGAACGTCTCCGACGAGTTCACCAAACTGTTCGGCTCGAACGTGCTCGGCTACTACGCCCCGAAGACCGACGAGATGGTCATCGTCTCGACCGACGCGGACCAGCCGACGGTCGACCCGAACGTGCTCGTCCACGAGATGGTCCACGCGCTGCAGGACCAGCACTTCGACCTCACCGCGTCGCTGAAGGACGTACAGGACGAGCAACTCGCCCGCAACGGCATCGTCGAGGGCGAGGCGAACTACATCACGGCGCTGTACAAGCAACACTGCGGGACGACGTGGACCTGCACGCCCAGTCCGTCGAACACCGGCGCCGACACCAGCGGCGAGTCCCCGGCGACCGGCCTGCTCATCGCCATCTTCCAGCCGTACTCCGACGGCCCCGTCTGGATGGAGTACATGGTCGAGCGCAAGGGCTGGGAGGCCGTGACCACCTCGTTCGAGAACATGCCCACGACCACGGAGACGTTCATCCACCCGGAGAAGGACGACGCCCCGACCATCGTCCGGGTCGATGACGCCACCACTGGTGGCTGGGCCCGCTTCGAGTCGGGCCAGGACGGCGCCGACGTGCTCGGCGAGGCGTCCATCTACGCGATGTTCTACCACCTCGCGAAGGAGGAGAACTCCCGCGTCATCAGCGCCTACGACATCAACCGCGTCGAGTCCGAGTTCGACACCTACAACTACGTCAGCACGCCCTCCGAGGGCTGGGCGGGCGACCGCATCGTCCCGTACCAGAAGGACGGCGAGTACGGCTACGTCTGGGTGACCGAGTGGGACAGCACCCGCGACGCCCAGGAGTTCTACGAGGCGTACACCGACGTCTTAGAGGAGTTCCGAGCCGACCGCGTCGGGCCCGACACCTGGGTCGTCGACCGCGGCCCGTTCGCCGACGCCTTCCACGTCACCCTCGACGGGACCCGCGTCACCATCGTCAACGCCCCGACCGTCGAGCAACTGTCCGAGATCCGCATGGACATCGACGTGACGCTGTACCAGCGCTGGCGCTGA
- a CDS encoding DUF7331 family protein: protein MRYSKKEREDAPTLEANAGLPTTAPAYAALLLTQGEVIIYDTANHRAWIQSTCAVGLEDAL from the coding sequence ATGAGATACTCAAAGAAGGAACGAGAGGACGCACCGACGCTCGAGGCGAACGCGGGACTGCCGACGACCGCACCCGCGTACGCCGCGTTGCTCCTGACCCAGGGCGAGGTCATCATCTACGACACGGCGAACCACAGGGCGTGGATCCAGTCGACGTGTGCCGTGGGCCTCGAGGACGCACTCTGA
- a CDS encoding twin-arginine translocase TatA/TatE family subunit, with amino-acid sequence MVTIPLFIGGIGGPELIVVFLLVILLFGADKLPKLARASGEAMGEYQKGREKLEAEITGVKEETRRAVVGDEMDDEPQAASTATAEEPAGVVDESTEPAAEAVESEDTESELETETDRASD; translated from the coding sequence ATGGTGACGATACCGCTGTTCATCGGAGGCATCGGCGGCCCCGAACTCATCGTCGTCTTCCTGCTCGTCATCCTCCTCTTCGGCGCGGACAAACTGCCGAAGTTGGCGCGTGCGAGCGGTGAGGCCATGGGTGAGTACCAGAAGGGGCGAGAGAAGCTCGAGGCAGAGATCACGGGCGTGAAAGAGGAGACCCGCCGCGCCGTCGTCGGCGACGAGATGGACGACGAGCCGCAGGCCGCATCCACGGCGACGGCCGAGGAGCCCGCCGGCGTGGTCGACGAGTCCACGGAACCGGCCGCCGAAGCGGTCGAGTCCGAGGACACCGAGTCCGAGCTGGAGACCGAGACCGACCGCGCGTCGGACTGA
- a CDS encoding HdeD family acid-resistance protein has product MSPETGDIGESSIEERIDEPTMATLEGDWRPLFLAGIALAIGGILAIAFPFVTSISLSLLFGAVLVIGGLVNVAHSISQMKWTGFVSQALLGVLYTVAGIFLMANPLLGLASLTLLLVGFFLLNGIVEIFLGFKLREEPNWGWVVASGVVSLVLASLVLANFPSSALWAIGLLFGVNLLSTGISFALFAVGARDAAEKETTPPVSKPGQA; this is encoded by the coding sequence ATGAGTCCAGAAACCGGTGATATCGGCGAGAGTAGTATCGAAGAGCGCATCGACGAGCCGACGATGGCCACGCTCGAGGGTGACTGGCGGCCGCTGTTCCTCGCGGGTATCGCGCTCGCCATCGGTGGCATTCTCGCGATCGCGTTCCCCTTCGTCACGAGCATCTCACTGTCGCTCCTCTTCGGGGCCGTGCTGGTCATCGGCGGGCTGGTGAACGTGGCACACAGCATCTCGCAGATGAAGTGGACCGGGTTCGTCAGCCAGGCGTTGCTCGGGGTCCTCTACACGGTGGCGGGTATCTTCCTCATGGCGAACCCGCTGCTTGGGCTCGCCTCGCTGACGCTCCTGCTGGTGGGGTTCTTCCTGTTGAACGGGATCGTCGAGATATTCCTCGGCTTCAAGCTCCGCGAGGAGCCGAACTGGGGCTGGGTGGTCGCCAGCGGCGTCGTCTCGCTGGTGCTCGCCTCGCTCGTCCTGGCGAACTTCCCGAGCAGCGCGCTGTGGGCCATCGGTCTGCTCTTCGGCGTGAACCTGCTCTCGACCGGCATCTCGTTCGCGCTGTTCGCCGTCGGCGCGCGGGACGCGGCCGAGAAGGAGACGACCCCGCCGGTGTCGAAACCGGGCCAGGCCTGA
- a CDS encoding transcription initiation factor IIB codes for MTRKDSIGSDVPSGRENAPLQCPECGGSVRNDETHGETVCMDCGLVVAEDEIDRGPEWQAFSSDEADQRSRVGAPVSVLWHDKGLSTTIDWKNADSSGAPLSHNQRRQMERLRVWNQRFTMENSKKRNLRQALGEIDRMASALGLPTDVRETASVIYRRALKEDLLPGRSIESIATASLYIAARQVGIPRTIDEVIEVSRIQDSDFRRAYRTLVRELNLVVQLADPKDYVRRYASSLGLSSEGERIAYQLLENAQQKGIDSGKSPVTLAAAAVYAASVVTAEDITQRDVSEVANMSTVTIRTRYKELLNATPEYSSFTQ; via the coding sequence ATGACACGAAAGGACAGCATCGGAAGCGACGTCCCGTCGGGTCGGGAGAACGCACCGCTCCAGTGTCCGGAGTGCGGTGGCAGCGTTCGCAACGACGAGACACACGGTGAGACGGTCTGTATGGACTGTGGACTGGTCGTCGCCGAGGACGAGATCGACCGCGGCCCGGAGTGGCAGGCGTTCTCCTCGGACGAGGCGGACCAGCGGAGCCGCGTCGGCGCGCCCGTCTCGGTCCTCTGGCACGACAAGGGGTTGTCGACCACCATCGACTGGAAGAACGCAGACAGCAGCGGCGCCCCGCTGAGCCACAACCAGCGCCGCCAGATGGAGCGGCTCCGCGTGTGGAACCAGCGCTTCACCATGGAGAACTCCAAGAAGCGCAACCTGCGCCAGGCACTCGGCGAGATCGACCGCATGGCCAGCGCACTCGGGCTCCCGACCGACGTGCGCGAGACCGCCTCGGTCATCTATCGGCGCGCCCTGAAGGAGGACCTCCTCCCGGGGCGCAGCATCGAGTCCATCGCGACGGCGTCGCTCTACATCGCCGCCAGACAGGTGGGCATCCCGCGGACCATCGACGAGGTCATCGAGGTCAGCCGCATCCAGGACAGCGACTTCCGGCGGGCGTATCGCACGCTCGTCCGCGAGCTGAACCTCGTCGTCCAGCTGGCCGACCCGAAGGACTACGTCCGCCGGTACGCCTCCTCGCTCGGCCTCTCCTCGGAGGGCGAGCGCATCGCGTACCAGCTGCTCGAGAACGCCCAGCAGAAGGGCATCGACAGCGGCAAGAGCCCCGTGACCCTCGCGGCCGCGGCGGTCTACGCCGCGTCCGTGGTGACCGCGGAGGACATCACCCAGCGCGACGTCTCCGAGGTGGCGAACATGAGCACCGTGACCATCCGGACGCGGTACAAGGAACTCCTGAACGCCACCCCCGAGTACAGTAGCTTCACGCAGTAG